Within the Deltaproteobacteria bacterium genome, the region CGAGAGGCTTAAGCCGGCTTCGAAGCAGTCGTGGAGCGCAGGATGCGATCCACAAACAGGTTTGTTGAGAGACAAGGATGTCGTGATGTCGGTGCAAAATGTCTAAAATCCATTCGATGATGGATATTGGAAAGCGGTCAATGATGAATAGTCAGACTGCTCTTCAGACGTCGGGTCACAACATCTCGAATAAAAGCACCGAGGGATTCTCCCGCCAACGAGTTGAAATTCAAACGAATGTTCCGATCGGTTCCGGAAAAACTCGCTATGGCATGGGGTCTAAGACTGCGGCCGTCACACGCGTCAACAATTCTTTCTTAGAGAGACAAATCGGAAACGAAAGATCGCTTTCTGGGTTTTACGACGGGAAAGCCGAAGCGATGGCTCGTGTTGAGCAAGTTTACAACGAGCAGCAGAACAAGGGTTTGAACCAGTTCGTCGCAGACTTCTTTAGTTCGGTGCAGGAAATGGCGAACAATCCAGAAAGTTTAGCGACCAGAACTCAAGTTCGCGAAACCGCAGATTTTTTGACGAAAGATTTTAAGCGTGTGCATTCGCAGTTGACCGACATCACCAGAGATCTCGATCAGCAGATCGGCAGTCAGCTAGAAGAAGTGAACTCAATGGCCAAAGAAGTGGCCAACTTGAACGAGAAAATTCAACAAGTCGAACTTTCCGGCGGTTATGCCAATGACGAGCGTGATCGTCGCGAATTATTGGTGAAGCAGATCGGCGACCGGATCAATATTCGCTGGGCAGAGGGCAAGGACTCGACGGTTACCATTACCGCTGGCAATTCGGCGGTCTTAGTAGCGGGATACGATGCGAAGCGCTTGGAAGCTAAAGGCACTCCGGAAACGGACACAAAGGGCGAAGGCAACGTCGACATTTTTTATATTAATAACGAGCGTGCAACGCCAGTTGAGGTCACAAGTCAGTTCGTCGGAGGTAAAGTCGGCGGCCTTTTGGACGTGCGTGATAAAGTAGTCACCGAGCTTTTGACCGACCTCGATAAAATGGCCTATTCGTTTGCAGCCAATCTCAATGAAGTACATCGACAAGGGTTTGACGTTTACAACCGTACCAATCTTGATTTCTTCGAGCTTCCTCAGAATCTTCGGCATGCGTCTGCGAACATGAAAGTTTCGAATTCAATTTTGGAAGATGTTGGGCGCATCGCCACGGGCGGTCAGATGGCGTCTCCGGGCGATAACCGCGTAGCGCTAAAGATGGCACGTCTGCAGCAAGATAAAGTCATGGGCGGAGAAAGCACCTTAGATGAATTTTATAATAGCGTTGTTGGAAAAGTGGGCATTCAGGCTAAGCGCGCTGAAACGTCCAGCGATTCACAACGAGATATCGTGAAACAGCTAGGGAAAATTCGGGAAAGTATAAGTGGCGTGAGTTTAGATGAAGAAGCGACGAAGCTAATTGAGTATCAGAAGTCTTTCGACGCAAGTGCGCGATTGATACGAACAGCTGATGAAATGTTTGATACGGTATTGAACTTGAAACGAATGTAATAGGGTAAGCGGCTATGCGGATCGCAGATAAAATGAACTACGATCAAGTGAATTCCGGTTTGCAAAAAAACCGGAGTGAGCTTTCTGAGCTGCAAAACCAAGCGGCAACGCAGAAGCGTGTCAACAAGCCTAGCGACGATCCGTTGGCAACTACGCGGGTTCTGTCTGCGCGAACGAACGTAAATGCCAGTCAGCAGTACATTAAAAACATCAATCAAGCGAAAACGTTTTTGGAATATTCTGACCAGTCGTTAGGTGAACTGACGGAAATTCTTGTTCGTGCGAAAGAACTTGCGATCGGTCAGGCAACGGACGGTGGAGCTAATGCAGCGTCAAGGGCTGTAACCGCAACTGAAGTCGAGCAGCTGATCGGACAATCAGTACAGGTCGGCAACCGCAAACTTGCAGATCGCTTTCTGTTTGGCGGGTACAAGACGACAGATGCCCCGTTTGATCCCAAGGGTCAGTACCGTGGGGATAGCGGTGAAATCCGGGTTGCCATCAACAAAGAAGCAGACGTTTCGATTAATGTTCCAGGAAGTCGTGTTTTTCTGGGTCAGGGAATTCGTGGTTCTCGAGGTTCAGCGCCGGCCGGGAGCGGGATTTCACCCGGTGTGTCACCAAACTCGATAGAAGGGACGTCGCCTAAAAACGAAGCTCCTTTGCGCGGCCCTGCTCAAGCAACGACGACAGATTCCGCGCCCCCTGTTTCGGCGACTCAGAGTCAACTTTCGGCAACGTGGCGCAACGACGGGACCAATGTTTTTGCGGTCCTTCAGGATCTCGAAGTCAGTCTGCGGACCAACTCGAAAGAGGGAGTTCAGGACTCGCTTGACCGTCTAGACGAGGCTTTGGCGCAAGTCGTACTCGCCCGTTCAGAGGTTGGGTCTCGCCTTGCGACGCTTAACAGCGGAACTGAGGCTCTGACGAAAGGCGTGATCGATTCGAAGTCGCTCGCCTCGAGCATGGAAGACGTCGACACCTTCGAGCTTGTGTCGAATCTTACTAAATCTGAAAGTACCTTAAAAGCTTCGCTCGAATCCTCGGGCAAATTGATTCAACCTAGCCTTCTTGACTTCCTTCGGTAGCAAAAGTAGCTAAAGCGTCGCTTCATTTCATCCGTTAAGAGAAATGTAGTTCTTATTTCGATGAGTGTTCACGGATCGAAACTCTTCTGCAGTCATGATTTTCAAATCACTGATTTCAATTGAGGTTCTGACGAGACTCCGCCGAGGTGAGGGATCGTTGTTTAGTTAGACGTTATTTAACTATACGGACACTTTGACCAGGACGTTGAAGGAGACCCGAATGCTGGTTCTAACCAGAAAACTCGGCGAATCGATTGCAATTGATGACCACATCAAAATCCGCGTTGTTCAAATCAAGGGCAAGCAGGTGCGATTGGGAATCGAAGCGCCGAAAGATACTAAAATTCATCGCGAGGAAGTTTACCTAGCGATTCAAAGCCAGAACACAGAGTCTGTAAACACGACGAGTGAGTCTACACGTGCTGTTGCTAAGCTATTAAAGCCTTAGGTCATTTCAAATACGTGGTTGAGTGCGGCGCTTATTACGCGCCGCGCGTTTCTACACGCCCTTCGAACAGCCTTATCCAGGGCTTTTCCGTTAGTTTTCCAGTGTTTTTTCACTGGTTTTACACAGACTGTTCCACTTTCACCTTCTTTTTACTTGCCGCCGTTTAAAACACCTAACTACGCTAAGAAATAAGGGTCGGGTCCTAGGTCGAGTCATTGATTTTAGTCAGGTCAATTCACCGAACACAGGCTCCGAGGTGTCATTGTAGTAAGAAGCGTCGTCTAGACGAGGTCGATTGCAAAGCACTGAAGAAGTGGGAGCCCAAGGTTTGGGCGTGAAGGGGTAGTATGGCGGCAATGCAAATTCAAACGTCGCGATTCGGAATCGTTCAGTGTCTGGAAGAGGATATGATTCTTTTTCCAGAAGGGATTCTTGGATTCGCCGATCTTCGTAGGTTTGTACTTGTAGACGATCCCTCAGACGAAATTTTCGCTTGGCTACAGAGCTGCGAAATTCCCCAAATTGCATTCCCCGTGCTTGAACCAGAGCTTTTCACTGCTAACTATCAATTAAATTTGACCAAACATGATCTCGAGAGCCTCGATATGAAATCGTCGGCTGGAACAAGAACTTTTGCGATCATCACTGTTCCAGAAGATCCCACCCAGATGACCGCTAACGTGAAGGCGCCGATCGTCATTAACGTTGCTAAACGCATGGCTCGTCAGATTGTGCTTCAGGATAACAACTTGGCAATTCGCGAACCGATTTTTGCGAAGTTACAAAGTCGCGTCGTTCAAAGTCCGCAACTGGCAATCAAGACTCAGGCTTCTGATTGGGGAGTTGCAGTTCGGCTTCCTTCTCGCAGCGGCGAACCGGAAGCATCGATTTAGTTCGGATTACATTTCAAAGGTCAAATTCCAAAATAACGTGGCACCAAAAGTCGTGACGGGTCCGATCACCGAGGGCCAGACCGCGTTTGGAATATGAGATCCAAAGACGCGAAGCCCGTAACTCTGATCAAATTCAAATTGAGCAGCTGCTTTGATTGTCGGTGAGACCGGCGGAATTGTGTCGTCAAAAGGACATGTTTGAATACCGCAGGTTCGCCCCACCGGCCAGGCTCCGCCAGCGCCGACCGTCAAACGAGAATTGAAAGATTCTGAATCGAACACTTTTAATTGGGCGTTCAGCAACACGTCGATAAGCGAGTAGGTGAATTTAGTTGCGCTCGCTTCTGTTACTTCGGCTGTGAATCCTCGGCCAGATATATCAATTCCAAAACCAAAGCTTCCAGACTCCGCCATCGTTCCAAACAGTTCAACGATTGGGCTTCCGCCGGCTTTCACGGTTGTCCCGTCGCGGATGCTTTGAAGCGAGTCTTGAACATATCCAAGGCCAAGAAAAAGATCGCCCGCCGTCGACGACTGGGCCTCTGCAAATTGAGGAAGCATCAGGCAGCTGAGAAAAGCTGCCGCAAAGTTGATTTTTAACTGGATCATTTAAAGGGTCTTAGGCCAATGACGATACAAAGTCTATTTCACGCGAAAAAATCAGTGTGACGAACGTCTAGACTAACATCCTCAAGACTCAATTTGAGATCGAAGACACCCGATAGATAGTCAAGCCAGTAAGGCTTTTCCTAGGGAGGCCAGGACGGTGCCCGCCAAGGAAGGGTTTTGAGAGATGTTTCAAAAGGCAAACTTAGGCGCGACCGAATCACGGTTAGCGTTCTGGCTTACGCTATTCGCGGTCCTCGTTTTTTCCATTGCCGATTTGAGGCAGGCTGTCGCGCAAGAAGACGGCGCGACAAGGTCGCGAGAGATCGCACAAGAGGTTCCGACGATTTTCGATGTTCGAAAATCTTTACCTATGGAACCTACCGAACCTGCTTATCACGACTTTTATATCAACGCCGGTTCTGAGGCGGGGTTCAAGCGCGGACAGTATTTGCCGATCAGCCGCGCGCTTCCCGTACATGATCCCATTCAAAATAAACAGCAGGCGATTCTGACAGTGCCAGTTGGAAAAGTGTTAGTTATTCACGTGGACCGTGGCCTAACTGTCGCTCGACTTGTTCAAGAACTCTCTGGCGCCGAGCGACCCACGTTGGATTATGAAGCGATCATGATCGGCGACCGTGTCGACATGAAAGGCATCACAACTGTTGCACCGAAACCGACTGGTAAAAAACGTACCGACACTAAATCAGACACGCAATCTGATTCATCGGGAGAGAAGCCGGTCATCGAAGCGACCGATGTGGCTCGGGCAGCTGATGGAGTGAAACCGAACCCAGTGGCCGCGGCATCTGCGACGATCCCGCAAAATGTGCAAATTCTACCTGCAAATCCAGCGGCAAATCCTACGTCAAATTCGAATCCCCAGCCGTCCACAGTAAAATCTGGCGCAACGGACGCTGCCAACCCGCCGCAACGAGTGACACAGCCGGTTCCTCCGCCTACAGCTTAAGGGCATGAGCCCAGAACAAAATTCTCCGTATGCGGTCGCAGTTGTCAAAAACTTGGATCGAAGCCAAGAAGATGAAGCAACGGCCATTCTCTTTGAGTTTGGCGCAGAGGGCGTAGCCGAGGACCTGCCATTTATTCAGCGCGATCTTCGGTATGATCCCGAGTTAGTTGCGGCGAAAGAAATGATTCTCAAGGCGTATTATTCCAACCCGCCAAGCGAGGAACTTCGATTTGCTTTGGAGGCAGAGCTTCGCCGATTAAATTCCTCCGTCGTGTTTTCGATGACTTTAGAGGCGCATCGAGACTGGTTAGAAGAATGGAAAAAAGGATTTGTTCCGTTTAAATTTGCCGAACCGTTCTGGGTTGTGCCGAAGTGGTGCAACCCACCCGAGGGTCTTGCTGACGTTCACACTTTGTGGATGGATCCTGGTATGGCGTTTGGCACCGGCACACATGAAACAACACAGCTAGCTGCAGCGTTGACTGTCGAGTGGATGGCCAAGCGCACGAGTGCGAAAGTTTTAGACGTCGGGACAGGCACGGGAATTTTAGCTCTGATCACAGAACGAATGGGCGCTGAGGTGGCGGTTGGTCTCGATATCGATCCCGAAGCACGCCGCACGGCTCGAGAGAATCTCGAGCTAAATAAATCTAAAAAAACTTTAATCGATGATCGCGATATTTCTGAAATCGCCCAAGAGTGTGTTCAGAAAAAAAACTTTTAC harbors:
- the flgL gene encoding flagellar hook-associated protein FlgL, which codes for MRIADKMNYDQVNSGLQKNRSELSELQNQAATQKRVNKPSDDPLATTRVLSARTNVNASQQYIKNINQAKTFLEYSDQSLGELTEILVRAKELAIGQATDGGANAASRAVTATEVEQLIGQSVQVGNRKLADRFLFGGYKTTDAPFDPKGQYRGDSGEIRVAINKEADVSINVPGSRVFLGQGIRGSRGSAPAGSGISPGVSPNSIEGTSPKNEAPLRGPAQATTTDSAPPVSATQSQLSATWRNDGTNVFAVLQDLEVSLRTNSKEGVQDSLDRLDEALAQVVLARSEVGSRLATLNSGTEALTKGVIDSKSLASSMEDVDTFELVSNLTKSESTLKASLESSGKLIQPSLLDFLR
- the csrA gene encoding carbon storage regulator CsrA — its product is MLVLTRKLGESIAIDDHIKIRVVQIKGKQVRLGIEAPKDTKIHREEVYLAIQSQNTESVNTTSESTRAVAKLLKP
- a CDS encoding 50S ribosomal protein L11 methyltransferase — protein: MSPEQNSPYAVAVVKNLDRSQEDEATAILFEFGAEGVAEDLPFIQRDLRYDPELVAAKEMILKAYYSNPPSEELRFALEAELRRLNSSVVFSMTLEAHRDWLEEWKKGFVPFKFAEPFWVVPKWCNPPEGLADVHTLWMDPGMAFGTGTHETTQLAAALTVEWMAKRTSAKVLDVGTGTGILALITERMGAEVAVGLDIDPEARRTARENLELNKSKKTLIDDRDISEIAQECVQKKNFYDLTIANIIDGVLLVLAVDLAATVRPRGTMILSGILTDREEEFHREFALKTGLEEQRRIRQGEWCASVWYKPV
- the flgK gene encoding flagellar hook-associated protein FlgK, coding for MSKIHSMMDIGKRSMMNSQTALQTSGHNISNKSTEGFSRQRVEIQTNVPIGSGKTRYGMGSKTAAVTRVNNSFLERQIGNERSLSGFYDGKAEAMARVEQVYNEQQNKGLNQFVADFFSSVQEMANNPESLATRTQVRETADFLTKDFKRVHSQLTDITRDLDQQIGSQLEEVNSMAKEVANLNEKIQQVELSGGYANDERDRRELLVKQIGDRINIRWAEGKDSTVTITAGNSAVLVAGYDAKRLEAKGTPETDTKGEGNVDIFYINNERATPVEVTSQFVGGKVGGLLDVRDKVVTELLTDLDKMAYSFAANLNEVHRQGFDVYNRTNLDFFELPQNLRHASANMKVSNSILEDVGRIATGGQMASPGDNRVALKMARLQQDKVMGGESTLDEFYNSVVGKVGIQAKRAETSSDSQRDIVKQLGKIRESISGVSLDEEATKLIEYQKSFDASARLIRTADEMFDTVLNLKRM
- a CDS encoding flagellar assembly protein FliW; protein product: MQIQTSRFGIVQCLEEDMILFPEGILGFADLRRFVLVDDPSDEIFAWLQSCEIPQIAFPVLEPELFTANYQLNLTKHDLESLDMKSSAGTRTFAIITVPEDPTQMTANVKAPIVINVAKRMARQIVLQDNNLAIREPIFAKLQSRVVQSPQLAIKTQASDWGVAVRLPSRSGEPEASI